Proteins co-encoded in one Oreochromis aureus strain Israel breed Guangdong linkage group 3, ZZ_aureus, whole genome shotgun sequence genomic window:
- the LOC120437713 gene encoding zinc finger protein 85-like, which yields MTSTQKDQHGARSQRSQEADKPHRRKGEKTYSCDDCGKYFTRGGDLKRHQLIHSGVKPYSCDLCGKSFTRAESLKTHKLIHSGVKPYSCELCGKSFTQAGDLKAHRLIHSGFKPYSCDLCGKSFAQAGHLKKHQLIHSGVKPYSCDLCGKSFTQAGDLKAHRLIHSGFKPYSCDLCGKSFAQAGHLKKHQLIHSGVKPYSCDLCGKSFTESEVLKKHQLIHSGVKPYSCDECGKSFTESGGLKRHQLIHSGVKPYSCDLCGKSFTESGGLKRHQLIHSGVKPYSCELCGKSFTESGGLKKHQLIHSGVKPYSCELCGKSFTQAGGLKKHQLIHSGVKPYSCDLCGKSFTESGGLKKHQFIHSGVKPYSCELCGKSFTRAGSLKTHQLIHSGERPYK from the exons atgacttcaacacaaaag gaccaacatggagcgagaagtcagcgctctcaggaggccgacaaacctcacagaagaaagggagagaaaacatacagctgtgatgacTGTGGGAAGTATTTTACCCGGGGtggagacttaaaaagacaccaactcatccacagtggagttaaaccttacagctgtgacttgtgtggaaagtcttttacccgggctgaaagcttaaaaacacacaaactcatccacagtggagttaaaccttacagctgtgagttgtgtggaaagtcttttacccaggctggagacttaaaGGCACATcgactcatccacagtggatttaagccatacagctgtgacttgtgtggaaagtcttttgcccaggctggacacttaaaaaaacaccaactcatccacagtggagttaaaccttacagctgtgacttgtgtggaaagtcttttacccaggctggagacttaaaGGCACATcgactcatccacagtggatttaagccatacagctgtgacttgtgtggaaagtcttttgcccaggctggacacttaaaaaaacaccaactcatccacagtggagttaaaccttacagctgtgacttgtgtggaaagtcttttaccgagtctgaagttttaaaaaaacaccaactcatccatagtggagttaaaccttacagctgtgatgagtgtggaaagtcttttaccgagtCTGGAggtttaaaaagacaccaactcatccacagtggagttaaaccttacagctgtgacttgtgtggaaagtcttttaccgagtCTGGAggtttaaaaagacaccaactcatccacagtggagttaaaccttacagctgtgagttgtgtggaaagtcttttaccgagtctggaggtttaaaaaaacaccaactcatccacagtggagttaaaccttacagctgtgagttgtgtggaaagtcttttacccaggctggaggtttaaaaaaacaccaactcatccacagtggagttaaaccttacagctgtgacttgtgtggaaagtcttttaccgagtctggaggtttaaaaaaacaccaattcatccacagtggagttaaaccttacagctgtgagttgtgtggaaagtcttttacccgggctggaagcttaaaaacacaccaactcatccacagtgga gagagaccttataaa